The Chloroflexota bacterium genomic sequence GTAACTGAAGAAGATCGTGCCCGACCCGCGCGTGCCGCTGATGGGCGGCTCCTCCCAGGGGTGGACGTTCCACGACGCCACGACGGGGTCGGCCCCCGCGCGGCAGAACCCCACTTCGCCCGCCAGACGGTTCACGCCGCAACGCCGGGGGCACAGCACGCAGTGGGCCAGCAGGTCGCGGGCCTGGCGGACGCGGTCGGGCAGTTCCCCGCGCCGCGCCAGTTCCAGATAGCCAGGCGCAGGGACGTTTACCATCGGCTTCGGGCGGCCGCGCGGGGGCGTTCCCATTCGGGCAGGGATTCGTCTTCCAGTTGGCGGCGCAGTTCGTAGATTTGGTCGCGGATGAACGCGGCTTTCTCAAACTCCAGGGCGTCGGCGGCGGCCCGCATCTGCTTCTCCAACTCGCGGATCATGCGGGCGGCCTCGTCCTTCGGGATGCCCACGCCTGTCCCATATTCGGCGCGGGTCTCGGCGGCGGTGCGCACGCGCTGGGTGATGTCGTACACCGACTTGACGATGCTCTCGGGGACGACGCCGTGCTCGCGGTTGTACGCTTCCTGGATGGCGCGGCGGCGGTTGGTCTCATCAATGGCCCGCCGCATGGACTCGGTGAGGGTATCGGCGTACAGGATGACCTCGCCGTTGATATGGCGGGCGGCGCGGCCCATCGTTTGGATCAGCGCCCACTCCGAGCGCAGGAAGCCCTCCTTGTCCGCGTCCAGGATGGCCACCAGCGACACCTCGGGCAGGTCAAGCCCCTCGCGCAGCAGGTTGATGCCCACCACCACGTCGTACACACCCAGCCGCAGGTCGCGGAGAATCTCCACCCGTTCCAGCGTCTGGATTTCGGAGTGCAGGTAGTGCACCTTGATGCCCATCTCGGCGATGTAGTCGGCCAAGTCCTCGGCCATGCGCTTGGTCAGCGTCGTTACCAGCACGCGCTCGCCCCTGTCCACCCTCTTGCGGATTTCGGCCAGCAGGTCGTCCACCTGGCCCTCGGTCGGGCGCACCGACACGCGCGGATCCAGCAGCCCCGTCGGTCGCACGATGAGTTCCACCACCTGCGCGCTGCGCGCCAGTTCGTAGGGGCCGGGCGTAGCCGAGGTGTAGATGACCTGGTTGATATGCTTCTCAAACTCCTCAAACTTCAGGGGGCGGTTGTCCAGCGCCGAGGGGAGTCGGAACCCGTATTCCACCAGCACTTCCTTGCGCGAGCGGTCGCCGTTATACATCCCGTGCAGTTGCGGGATGGTCATGTGCGATTCGTCTATGATCATCAGGTAGTCGTCGGGGAAGTAGTCCAGAAGCGTCCAGGGTTGCTGGCCGGGCGCGCGGCCCGACAGTTGGCGCGAGTAGTTCTCAATCCCCGAGCAGTAGCCCACCTCGCGGAGCATCTCCAAATCGTAGCGGGTGCGCTGCTCCAGGCGCTGCGCCTCCAGGAGTTTGTCCTGGGCGCGGAGTTCGGCCAGGCGCTCCTGCAACTCGGCCTCAATGCTCTCAAACGCGGCGGCCAGGCGCTCTTTGTTCGTTACGAAGTGCTTGGCGGGGAAAATCTGGATGCTTTCCTGCTGCGACAGCACCTCGCCGGTAACGGGATCCACCTCCGCGATGCGGTCTATCGTGTCGCCCCAGAACTCCACGCGCCACACGGTCTCGCGGTACGCGGGGAAGATCTCCAGCGTGTCGCCGCGCACGCGGAACTTGCCCCGAGTCAGCGCCACGTCGTTGCGGTCGTAGTAGATTTCCACCAGGTGGCGCAGCACTTTGTCGCGCCGCTTGGATTCGCCCACGCGCAGCCGCACCACGTCCTGGCCGTACTCCTCGGGCGAGCCGATGTTGTAGATGCACGAAACACTGGCGACGATGATCACGTCGCGGCGGGTGAGCAGTGCCTCCGTCGCGGCGAGCCGAAGGCGCTCAATCTCGTCGTTGATGTCGGCGTCTTTCTCTATGTACGTGTCGGTCTTGGGGAGATACGCCTCCGGCTGGTAGTAGTCGTAGTAACTGACGAAGTACTCCACCGCGTTGTTGGGGAAGAACTCCTTGAACTCGGCGTACAACTGGGCGGCCAGGGTCTTGTTGTGGGCGATGACGAGCGTGGGGCGATTGACCTGGGCGATGACGTTGGCCATGACGTAGGTCTTGCCCGAGCCGGTAACGCCGAGCAGCGTCTGATCGCGATAGCCCGCGCGCAGGCCCTCCACCAACTTGCGGATGGCC encodes the following:
- the uvrB gene encoding excinuclease ABC subunit UvrB, encoding MADFQLVSAFKPTGDQPEAIRKLVEGLRAGYRDQTLLGVTGSGKTYVMANVIAQVNRPTLVIAHNKTLAAQLYAEFKEFFPNNAVEYFVSYYDYYQPEAYLPKTDTYIEKDADINDEIERLRLAATEALLTRRDVIIVASVSCIYNIGSPEEYGQDVVRLRVGESKRRDKVLRHLVEIYYDRNDVALTRGKFRVRGDTLEIFPAYRETVWRVEFWGDTIDRIAEVDPVTGEVLSQQESIQIFPAKHFVTNKERLAAAFESIEAELQERLAELRAQDKLLEAQRLEQRTRYDLEMLREVGYCSGIENYSRQLSGRAPGQQPWTLLDYFPDDYLMIIDESHMTIPQLHGMYNGDRSRKEVLVEYGFRLPSALDNRPLKFEEFEKHINQVIYTSATPGPYELARSAQVVELIVRPTGLLDPRVSVRPTEGQVDDLLAEIRKRVDRGERVLVTTLTKRMAEDLADYIAEMGIKVHYLHSEIQTLERVEILRDLRLGVYDVVVGINLLREGLDLPEVSLVAILDADKEGFLRSEWALIQTMGRAARHINGEVILYADTLTESMRRAIDETNRRRAIQEAYNREHGVVPESIVKSVYDITQRVRTAAETRAEYGTGVGIPKDEAARMIRELEKQMRAAADALEFEKAAFIRDQIYELRRQLEDESLPEWERPRAAARSRW